Proteins found in one Clostridia bacterium genomic segment:
- the acpS gene encoding holo-ACP synthase yields MGEGVVGLGIDIIEIDRFVRMAGEGMAGAASRIFTDGELGDSRAGRPDFLASRFASKEAVMKAIGRGMGSISFTDIEVVSSGADAPEVRLFGSAAEWAEKAGVSRILLSISHSRDYACASAVALGGVSNEAGLSF; encoded by the coding sequence GTGGGCGAGGGTGTGGTTGGACTGGGCATTGACATCATCGAGATCGACAGATTCGTTCGCATGGCGGGGGAAGGTATGGCAGGCGCCGCGTCGCGCATTTTCACCGACGGCGAGCTTGGAGACTCCCGGGCCGGACGCCCGGATTTCCTTGCATCCAGGTTTGCCTCGAAAGAAGCGGTGATGAAGGCCATCGGCCGGGGCATGGGGAGCATCTCCTTCACGGATATTGAGGTAGTCAGCAGCGGGGCGGACGCTCCGGAGGTCCGCCTGTTTGGGTCTGCTGCAGAATGGGCAGAGAAGGCCGGGGTTTCCCGTATCCTGCTCTCCATCTCGCATTCACGGGACTACGCGTGCGCATCCGCCGTTGCACTAGGAGGTGTTTCCAACGAGGCTGGTTTGTCCTTCTGA
- the glmS gene encoding glutamine--fructose-6-phosphate transaminase (isomerizing), whose amino-acid sequence MCGIMGYAGGRPAAPILIEGLGKLEYRGYDSAGIAVWNGIDMAVMKSAGALSNLAGIVSRSSISGSTGIGHTRWATHGRPSCENAHPQVDCSGRIVLVHNGIIENHAELREQLISRGHVFRSETDTEVLPHLIEECSGEGLEKAVRRAVSHVRGSYALAVMDAAEPGLIVAVRKDSPLVVGLGHGENFVASDIPALLGQTRRVHILADGEMASVRADGVHLQDMQGNEITRDVFDVTWNAQAAERGGYAHFMLKEIHEQPTAIRNTLAARIDESTGRVNLAEAGLDTALARSLDRVIAIACGTASYAGQVGMRAVEELARAPAHCELASEFRYSDPLVDEGALAVVISQSGETADTLAGLREAVRRGANAIAITNVVGSTVAREASRVVYTWAGPEIAVASTKAYTAQLIALYLLAVDLGAKRGTLGDDRARALVREMCELPSKVEWILGSVEQRVRKLSEELVHADHAFFIGRGLDFASAMEGALKMKEVSYIHAEAYPAGELKHGPLALVSRGTPVFALCTQERLAEKMLSNVQEAAARGARVIAISMDGCDGVGRLADEVLRVPRTDPLLAPVLTVVPMQLLAYYAACARGTDVDKPRNLAKCVTVE is encoded by the coding sequence GTGTGTGGAATAATGGGGTACGCAGGTGGAAGGCCTGCAGCTCCGATACTTATCGAGGGACTTGGCAAGCTCGAATACCGGGGATACGATTCAGCAGGGATCGCAGTATGGAACGGCATCGACATGGCGGTGATGAAGAGCGCGGGCGCGCTCTCGAACCTCGCGGGCATCGTCTCCCGTTCATCGATATCGGGCAGTACGGGAATCGGACACACCCGATGGGCTACCCATGGCCGGCCATCCTGCGAGAACGCTCATCCCCAGGTCGACTGTTCGGGCCGGATCGTGCTTGTCCACAACGGCATAATCGAAAACCACGCAGAACTGAGGGAGCAGCTCATATCCAGGGGCCATGTCTTCCGATCAGAGACTGACACGGAAGTTCTGCCACATCTGATTGAGGAGTGCTCTGGCGAGGGCCTTGAGAAGGCGGTCCGCAGGGCAGTCTCTCACGTGCGTGGATCCTACGCGCTTGCCGTTATGGATGCGGCCGAGCCCGGCCTGATCGTGGCTGTGCGAAAGGATTCCCCCCTGGTGGTTGGACTCGGACATGGAGAGAACTTCGTGGCATCCGACATTCCGGCCTTGCTGGGGCAGACTCGGCGTGTGCACATACTCGCCGATGGCGAGATGGCGTCGGTGCGAGCGGATGGAGTGCACCTGCAGGATATGCAGGGCAATGAGATAACCAGGGACGTCTTCGATGTGACGTGGAACGCGCAGGCCGCGGAGCGCGGAGGCTACGCCCATTTTATGCTCAAAGAGATCCACGAGCAGCCCACGGCGATCCGAAATACTCTTGCGGCCCGGATCGATGAGTCCACGGGCCGTGTCAACTTGGCCGAGGCGGGGCTCGACACCGCACTGGCCAGATCCCTCGACAGAGTGATCGCCATCGCCTGCGGCACGGCTTCATACGCGGGTCAGGTTGGGATGCGCGCTGTTGAGGAGCTTGCGAGGGCGCCTGCCCACTGCGAGCTTGCCTCGGAGTTCCGCTACAGCGACCCGCTAGTCGACGAAGGCGCTTTGGCAGTGGTCATCAGCCAATCAGGGGAGACTGCCGATACCCTGGCAGGCCTCAGAGAGGCCGTCCGCAGGGGCGCGAACGCGATAGCGATCACCAATGTGGTAGGATCGACAGTCGCGCGCGAAGCATCTCGTGTGGTGTACACCTGGGCCGGACCGGAGATCGCCGTGGCGTCCACGAAGGCCTACACGGCTCAGCTTATCGCGCTTTACCTCCTAGCAGTGGATCTGGGCGCCAAGAGGGGCACACTGGGCGATGACCGTGCTAGAGCCCTTGTTCGGGAGATGTGCGAGTTGCCTTCGAAGGTGGAGTGGATTCTCGGCTCAGTGGAGCAGAGGGTGCGGAAGCTTTCCGAGGAGTTGGTCCATGCAGATCACGCCTTCTTTATTGGAAGGGGCCTGGACTTCGCCAGTGCCATGGAAGGCGCGCTGAAGATGAAAGAGGTCTCCTACATCCATGCAGAGGCATATCCAGCGGGGGAACTCAAGCATGGTCCGCTCGCTCTGGTAAGCCGTGGGACTCCCGTCTTTGCCCTGTGCACCCAGGAACGACTCGCCGAGAAGATGCTCTCGAATGTGCAGGAGGCAGCCGCTAGAGGGGCGAGGGTGATTGCCATCTCGATGGATGGATGCGATGGAGTCGGCAGGCTCGCCGATGAGGTGCTGCGCGTGCCCAGGACCGATCCGCTCCTTGCACCTGTGCTCACTGTGGTTCCCATGCAGCTTCTGGCTTACTATGCCGCGTGCGCCCGTGGCACAGATGTCGATAAGCCACGCAACCTTGCAAAATGCGTGACGGTGGAGTAG
- the glmM gene encoding phosphoglucosamine mutase, with product MGTLFGTDGVRDVANRGLTPELAYRLGRAGAVSLPNDGRHRPVLVVGGDTRRSTGMLEAAVVAGINSAGADALRVGVAPTPAVAYLTVSMEADAGIVISASHNPAEYNGIKFFGPDGFKLPDATEDEIESRVLAGYHGQPGQASISEDDGLARPDGGGVGESREIADAVERYVRFAVGTAKARLDGLRVVLDCANGASSITSPRAFRALGAEVVTVHDSPDGVNINVSCGSTHPDALARAVVQNGADIGFAHDGDADRVIACDADGNLVDGDQIMAMCALHRVAMEELPGLAVVATAYSNLGLTHALRSAGCELVVAKNGDRYVLEEMRKRGLVLGGEQSGHIILLDKTTTGDGLITGIEVAGLVAGSGKPLSALARVMTKLPQVLVNVGVAKKDEFGSSARIGTAIEEAQAALGDSGRIMVRPSGTEPLVRVMGEGADEQRVRALVEGLARVIREELA from the coding sequence GTGGGCACATTGTTTGGCACCGATGGCGTGAGGGATGTCGCTAACCGCGGCCTCACGCCTGAACTCGCTTATAGGCTGGGAAGGGCAGGCGCTGTCTCTCTTCCCAACGATGGCCGACATCGGCCTGTCCTCGTTGTGGGAGGCGACACTCGCAGATCCACGGGAATGCTTGAGGCCGCAGTTGTGGCCGGCATCAACTCGGCGGGCGCGGACGCGCTCCGCGTCGGTGTGGCGCCGACTCCAGCGGTGGCATATCTCACCGTTTCAATGGAAGCTGACGCGGGCATTGTGATCTCAGCCTCGCACAACCCGGCTGAGTATAACGGCATCAAGTTCTTCGGCCCGGACGGGTTCAAACTGCCTGATGCTACTGAAGACGAGATAGAATCAAGGGTTCTGGCAGGGTACCATGGACAGCCTGGTCAGGCCAGTATCAGCGAGGATGATGGTCTTGCAAGGCCAGATGGAGGCGGTGTGGGGGAATCCCGGGAGATCGCAGACGCAGTGGAGAGATATGTCAGGTTCGCCGTCGGCACCGCCAAGGCGAGGCTTGATGGCCTGCGCGTGGTCCTCGATTGCGCAAATGGCGCCTCCTCCATCACCAGCCCCCGGGCGTTTCGCGCCCTTGGCGCCGAAGTCGTGACCGTGCACGACTCTCCAGATGGCGTGAATATCAATGTGAGCTGCGGGTCCACACACCCGGATGCGCTTGCCCGGGCTGTGGTGCAAAACGGAGCTGACATTGGGTTCGCTCATGATGGCGACGCGGACAGGGTCATCGCCTGCGACGCTGATGGGAACCTCGTAGACGGTGATCAGATAATGGCCATGTGCGCCTTGCACCGTGTTGCTATGGAAGAGCTCCCCGGGTTGGCGGTTGTGGCCACCGCGTACAGCAATCTGGGGCTTACGCATGCTCTGAGATCCGCAGGATGTGAACTCGTGGTTGCGAAAAATGGCGACAGGTATGTATTGGAGGAGATGCGCAAGCGCGGACTGGTCCTTGGGGGGGAGCAGTCTGGGCACATAATACTCCTGGACAAGACTACGACTGGAGATGGACTCATCACTGGAATTGAGGTGGCGGGGCTCGTGGCCGGGAGCGGCAAACCCCTCTCAGCCCTGGCTCGGGTGATGACCAAGCTTCCCCAGGTGCTTGTGAACGTGGGTGTGGCGAAGAAGGACGAATTCGGCTCGTCCGCGCGGATAGGCACGGCCATAGAGGAGGCCCAAGCGGCCCTGGGCGACTCCGGAAGGATCATGGTGCGTCCATCGGGAACCGAGCCTCTAGTGCGCGTGATGGGTGAAGGTGCAGATGAGCAGAGGGTCCGCGCGTTGGTGGAGGGGCTGGCCCGCGTAATCCGCGAGGAGCTTGCATAG
- the cdaA gene encoding diadenylate cyclase CdaA, translated as MIRSFAVLAGANPVQVMTTIADILIVAFIIYKVMRLFKGTQAVSLIQGLAMLVAAYAAAEYLRFDALFWLLRQVTTMTLVGVPIVFQPELRRGLERLGRGRLLGSAMRVLGPDERRRVLAEVSRAAELMSREYTGALIILERETGVGDLLDTGISLDAQVSAELLMNIFTPNTPLHDGAVVIRGNRIVAAACLLPLSERQAYGKKLGTRHRAALGLSERTDAVAVVVSEETGAVSIASEGELVRGLAPGALQERLFEVFDVNHKETKFWKPKGAHKP; from the coding sequence ATGATCCGATCATTCGCCGTTCTCGCTGGTGCAAACCCTGTCCAAGTCATGACCACGATCGCGGATATTCTCATCGTAGCATTCATCATCTACAAGGTCATGCGCCTGTTCAAGGGCACGCAGGCCGTGTCGCTCATCCAGGGGTTGGCGATGTTGGTCGCGGCGTACGCGGCGGCCGAGTATCTGAGGTTCGACGCCCTTTTCTGGTTGCTTCGGCAGGTTACGACGATGACCCTAGTTGGGGTCCCCATCGTATTCCAGCCGGAGCTGCGTCGTGGGCTTGAGCGGCTCGGACGCGGGCGTCTGCTCGGCAGCGCCATGCGGGTCCTTGGCCCGGACGAGCGCAGGAGAGTGCTGGCAGAGGTGTCGAGGGCTGCCGAACTGATGTCGAGAGAGTACACTGGAGCCCTGATCATCCTGGAGCGGGAAACGGGCGTCGGAGATCTGCTTGATACCGGAATCTCCCTTGATGCTCAGGTATCGGCGGAGCTTCTCATGAACATCTTCACTCCCAACACACCGTTGCACGATGGCGCAGTCGTAATCAGGGGGAATCGAATTGTCGCTGCTGCATGTCTCCTTCCCCTCTCTGAACGGCAGGCGTATGGCAAGAAACTCGGAACAAGGCACCGTGCGGCGCTCGGGCTGAGTGAGCGCACAGACGCTGTAGCTGTGGTGGTATCGGAAGAGACAGGCGCCGTCTCAATCGCCAGCGAGGGTGAGCTTGTACGGGGGCTTGCTCCCGGGGCGCTCCAGGAGAGGCTATTTGAGGTGTTTGATGTGAACCATAAGGAGACCAAGTTTTGGAAGCCAAAGGGGGCGCACAAGCCATGA
- a CDS encoding Cof-type HAD-IIB family hydrolase, with protein sequence MVRLVAIDLDGTMLRSDVTISERTREAVKEARARGVMVAVATGRMYRSARLLVSGLAHDLPIAAYNGALIRMSGSGETLASSPVPVDAGERIVRFMWDWGIAFQGYFNDELWAPRASARSDSYGMRYGVSVHVLNDVDEFVRRESLKYLVIDDPARIPSIKAALESVAGPDLRLMRSKPDMIEIVNSSVSKLTALRHLAQMCGISMSETMAIGDQENDIEMIRGAGLGVAVGNGEAEVIQAADCVVASNDDDGVAEALERYVLLRR encoded by the coding sequence TTGGTTAGGTTGGTCGCAATTGATCTAGATGGCACGATGCTGCGGTCTGATGTCACAATCTCTGAGCGAACCCGTGAGGCCGTAAAGGAGGCTCGCGCCCGCGGGGTTATGGTGGCTGTCGCTACGGGGAGGATGTACCGCTCTGCACGGCTGCTCGTTTCCGGGCTTGCCCATGATCTGCCGATAGCTGCCTACAACGGCGCCCTGATACGGATGAGCGGCTCTGGCGAAACCCTTGCATCCTCTCCGGTTCCCGTGGATGCCGGGGAGCGCATTGTCAGGTTCATGTGGGATTGGGGCATCGCGTTTCAGGGCTATTTCAATGATGAGCTTTGGGCGCCGCGTGCTTCTGCAAGGTCCGATTCCTACGGCATGCGCTACGGCGTGAGCGTGCATGTTCTGAATGATGTGGACGAGTTCGTTAGGCGTGAATCCCTCAAGTACCTTGTGATCGACGACCCGGCGAGGATTCCATCTATAAAGGCCGCACTGGAGAGTGTGGCCGGTCCCGACCTTCGGCTGATGCGTTCGAAACCTGACATGATCGAGATCGTGAACTCCAGCGTGTCGAAGCTGACCGCCTTACGTCATCTTGCGCAGATGTGCGGAATATCGATGAGTGAGACGATGGCCATAGGCGACCAGGAAAACGATATTGAGATGATCCGCGGCGCTGGCCTAGGAGTGGCTGTTGGAAACGGGGAGGCAGAGGTCATTCAGGCCGCCGACTGTGTCGTGGCGTCGAACGACGATGACGGAGTTGCAGAGGCCCTGGAGCGATATGTCTTGCTTCGGCGCTGA
- a CDS encoding phage holin family protein has translation MSWNNDDRGGLPGWLVKWLINALALLIVSFIPYGHGRLVEIDGAGAALIAAMVLGIVNTFIRPILMFFSIPMQLLTFGMFTFVVNAAMLLLASWLMGSSFNVPGFWAAVLASILLSLTGGALNSIIRGDRH, from the coding sequence ATGAGCTGGAACAATGATGACCGCGGCGGGCTGCCTGGATGGCTTGTGAAATGGCTGATCAACGCGCTGGCGCTGTTGATCGTCTCGTTCATTCCGTATGGCCATGGCAGGCTTGTGGAAATCGATGGGGCCGGGGCGGCCCTGATCGCCGCAATGGTGCTTGGGATTGTGAACACCTTCATCAGGCCGATACTCATGTTCTTTAGCATCCCCATGCAGTTGCTCACGTTCGGCATGTTCACGTTTGTGGTCAACGCAGCCATGTTGCTTCTGGCATCGTGGCTTATGGGCAGCAGTTTCAATGTGCCGGGCTTTTGGGCGGCAGTGCTCGCCTCGATACTGCTGAGCCTCACCGGAGGCGCCCTGAACTCCATAATCAGAGGGGATAGGCACTGA
- a CDS encoding PspC domain-containing protein: MERRLYRSVRNRMLGGVCAGLAQYLGTDPTVIRLAWVALSIFTAGFPGALLYIIAWIVIPEEQI; the protein is encoded by the coding sequence ATGGAGAGGCGGCTATACAGATCGGTTCGCAACCGCATGCTCGGAGGCGTGTGCGCAGGGCTGGCGCAGTATCTGGGCACTGATCCCACCGTGATTCGGCTTGCGTGGGTGGCGTTGTCGATCTTCACTGCAGGGTTCCCAGGCGCCCTGTTGTACATTATCGCCTGGATAGTTATTCCTGAGGAGCAGATCTGA
- a CDS encoding DUF4097 family beta strand repeat-containing protein — MTEERKMILNLLSEGKISAEEAEELLDALGDDAVALTDLSGHGEEQRQDDRQGHGHGQWQLPMSGRISDELSERLSKVAGEMAEAGQEIPARLYRAFESMAGAIGRASRTIGVHAERTFEGEISGERGLSAIDFSALNGSVKVAGWDKAGYRVTVRASVRGAESRAAAEQSLASEAKLLFEGGRMSIECKDRSLLDSMSIEAYVPSQMGGDITLSTRNGSVTLEKVQAGRVEARSSNGRVTLDALKAVSVNASAHNGAMNASGGLGDATLESANGSVSMILAYESAGRVRIRTANGSIRVIAPRAGAVVYEIAAETANGTVKSSIEGARVETERESSWGRMRRLRVMTQGDEGGPRVAVDACATNGSVTLENA; from the coding sequence ATGACCGAAGAGCGAAAGATGATCCTTAACCTCCTCTCCGAGGGCAAGATCAGTGCTGAAGAGGCGGAGGAACTCCTCGATGCATTGGGGGACGACGCTGTAGCACTGACTGACCTCAGTGGGCATGGTGAGGAACAGCGACAGGATGACAGACAGGGCCACGGCCATGGCCAATGGCAGCTGCCGATGTCGGGCCGCATCTCCGACGAGCTTTCCGAGCGCCTTTCGAAGGTGGCCGGGGAGATGGCTGAGGCGGGGCAGGAGATCCCAGCTCGCCTGTATCGGGCGTTTGAATCGATGGCCGGGGCCATCGGCCGGGCGAGTCGCACTATCGGGGTCCACGCAGAGCGGACTTTCGAGGGCGAGATATCTGGCGAGCGTGGGCTGTCTGCAATCGACTTCAGTGCTCTCAATGGCAGCGTCAAGGTGGCTGGCTGGGACAAGGCCGGTTACCGGGTGACTGTCAGAGCCTCAGTGCGTGGGGCGGAGAGCCGCGCTGCTGCGGAGCAGAGTCTTGCGTCCGAGGCAAAACTCCTGTTCGAGGGTGGACGGATGTCCATCGAATGCAAGGATAGGAGTCTCCTCGATTCCATGTCCATAGAGGCATATGTGCCCTCGCAGATGGGCGGCGACATCACATTGTCAACCCGGAATGGATCGGTTACCCTGGAGAAGGTTCAGGCGGGCAGGGTGGAAGCGCGATCAAGCAACGGACGGGTGACGCTTGATGCCCTGAAGGCCGTCAGCGTGAATGCATCTGCCCACAATGGCGCCATGAATGCATCTGGGGGCCTGGGCGATGCGACCCTGGAGTCTGCTAATGGGAGCGTATCCATGATTCTTGCGTACGAGTCCGCTGGGCGTGTGCGGATCAGGACTGCCAATGGGAGCATTCGGGTAATAGCGCCGAGAGCAGGCGCAGTAGTCTACGAGATCGCTGCTGAGACCGCCAACGGCACTGTCAAATCGTCGATTGAGGGCGCGCGGGTGGAAACGGAGAGAGAGAGCAGCTGGGGACGCATGAGGCGCCTCCGGGTCATGACCCAGGGCGATGAGGGCGGCCCGAGAGTAGCTGTGGACGCTTGCGCCACAAACGGTTCCGTTACACTGGAGAACGCCTGA
- a CDS encoding DUF2089 domain-containing protein, producing MRKREVLGQCPVCGEKLDVTRLTCKSCDTVIEGRFDVCKFCALGPEQRSFVDVFIKNRGSIKDVEKELGISYPTVRNRLDAVIVALGHKVDKDDDPDDAQPGAVAKRKDIVEALARGEISADEAVQQLKGR from the coding sequence GTGCGTAAGCGGGAAGTTCTCGGGCAGTGTCCCGTGTGCGGCGAGAAGCTCGACGTTACCCGACTCACCTGCAAGAGCTGCGACACAGTTATTGAGGGGCGCTTCGATGTCTGCAAGTTCTGTGCGCTTGGGCCCGAGCAGAGGAGTTTCGTCGATGTGTTCATCAAGAATCGCGGAAGCATCAAAGACGTCGAGAAGGAGCTGGGCATCTCTTACCCAACGGTCCGGAACAGGCTCGACGCAGTGATTGTCGCGCTTGGCCACAAGGTCGATAAGGACGATGATCCAGACGACGCGCAACCTGGCGCAGTGGCGAAGAGAAAGGACATAGTGGAGGCGCTCGCAAGGGGCGAGATCTCCGCAGATGAAGCGGTTCAGCAGCTGAAGGGCAGATAA
- a CDS encoding MGMT family protein, with protein sequence MTRSNSSYAHHDSLVQACVPTRIGEVRFEAGELGLRRIEMPAVDSSSLSQLPIPKWIATANLSPRMTLEDLGLASRPTEVAQGQAVGVDSPDGAGESCDPADLLVTVGRDIRLFFEGELAPSALWFGYPVDLSWCSGFARGVMEGMRQIRPGETSTYGALASSAGKPRAPRAAGAVVGANPLGPVIPCHRVVGAGGRLTGYGGGLPMKAALLWLERNMLTGVRGLPHAVLKPGQRN encoded by the coding sequence GTGACTAGAAGCAACTCGAGTTACGCGCACCACGATAGTCTTGTCCAGGCATGCGTGCCCACTAGGATCGGAGAAGTCAGGTTTGAGGCAGGGGAGTTGGGCCTGAGAAGGATTGAGATGCCTGCGGTCGATAGTTCATCTCTCTCGCAGCTTCCAATCCCCAAGTGGATCGCGACCGCGAATCTGAGCCCGCGCATGACCCTAGAGGATCTGGGCCTGGCCTCGCGCCCTACAGAGGTCGCCCAAGGACAGGCAGTGGGCGTCGATAGTCCGGATGGCGCGGGGGAGTCGTGTGACCCAGCTGACCTGCTCGTGACTGTTGGACGGGACATCAGGCTTTTCTTCGAGGGAGAGCTTGCACCCAGTGCGCTTTGGTTTGGCTATCCGGTCGATCTCTCCTGGTGTTCTGGGTTTGCCCGCGGCGTTATGGAGGGTATGAGGCAGATCCGACCTGGAGAAACGTCCACCTACGGAGCCCTCGCCTCTTCCGCCGGCAAGCCCCGCGCGCCGCGCGCTGCAGGCGCAGTAGTGGGAGCTAACCCATTGGGTCCAGTGATCCCGTGTCACAGAGTGGTCGGAGCTGGCGGGAGGCTCACGGGGTACGGAGGCGGGCTACCCATGAAGGCCGCACTCCTCTGGCTGGAAAGAAATATGCTCACGGGTGTGCGGGGCCTTCCACATGCAGTTCTGAAACCGGGACAGCGCAATTGA